ggaggggcactgggagggtactgggggggctctgggagggcagtgagggaggagctggaggggcaCCGAGGGGTATCACGGGGACCGCTgacagagagctggagagacaCAGGGGCACTGGAGGGGACACTGGAGGACACTGAAGGAACACTTAGAGAGGCCAAGGCTCCTCGGGGACCCCAGGCCCCCCCtcagccccgtgtccccccaggccCGAGCCCTCAGCTgacagcacatcccagcccccccaggggccaccccagcaccaccatggGCAAGAAAAGCAAACTGGGCAAGAGCCGGCGGGACAAGTTCTACCACCTGGCCAAGGAGACGGGTGAGGGCCGTGCCCGGCGCTGGGGATGGGGGCGCTGCAGCCCCGGGCACCCCCAGAAccaccctcctgctgcccccaggcttccgctcccgctcctccttcaagctgctgcagctcaatCGCAAATTCCAGTTCCTGCAGAAGGCCCGGGCCCTGCTGGACCTGTGTGCGGCCCCCGGTGGCTGGTGAGTGGGACAGGCCTCTGAGTTATTGGAAATATGGATATGGATCTGGTACTGATGTCAACTGGGATGGACAAAGACTCTCTAACAGTTTAGAGTTAGAAAGTGTTTGTTTATTGTGGGATaactcccaaatacacactgcaGTTTACAGGTGATTACAGAGTCCTTTTATCTGTACaggtattgaatacccaaattacaaatgcatattcataactttggtacatcccattccctgcttcATATAATTCAATTATTAGTTCAATTATtagtaattagttcaaaagctattaaacatggtaattagttcaaaagctattaagcatgCATAGTTTGTTCCTTGACATGGGttggtggtccctttcatggggaggggtcccaacATGAGGAAGTAACTGAAGTCTTCCTCGTTCTGACCTTTCTGCCTTTTCAATGCAAACatgacaaatgaacccttggtagaactcccattccccatcttcaattggtttcagaacagaggaggccacaattgtcttatgttcccaAAAGCCATTTATCAGTTTCTGTATTCTTCATTATGAACCCAGCTAACCAAACATTTTACTGAccagcaatcaattattagttaactactacaactactaactcttaactttaTCAAGGTCtacccatttattttaattacctCCAATGaagcttatctctaactaaaacctcaactcctctaaaatccctacattccttaaagtttatgtctcaccACCACAGTGCCACCAGCTGGCCCGgtggtgtccctgtgctctgtgcccaaCCCTGGTGGCACAGTGCCCAgctgagagctctgctgggagcacagtgccaggctgggagctctgctaGGAgcacagtgccaggctgggagctctgctgggagcacagtgccaggctgggagctctgctgggctcctgggagcacagtgccaggctgggagctctgctggggccatgctcagctctgctcctctctgttcTTCCCAGGCTCCAGGTGGCCTCCAAGTTCATGCCGGTGTCCAGCCTGATCATCGGTGAgtttggcaggagctggggacagtCCCTGGCTGTGACAGACAGAGGGGATCCTGGCAGAAGGGGGGGCTGGGTGGGGAAGCCACTTGGGATGGGCTGGAGCCCCTTCTGAGGGGCTTTACTGTGTTTCTTCAACCAGGGGTGGATTTGGTGCCCATCAAGCCCATTCCCAACGTGGTGACCCTGCAGGAGGACATCACCACTGAGAAGTGCCGCCAGGTACTGCCCCGGGGTCACCTGGGGCCCTGCAGGTCCCTGTGGTGGCAGGGGGGTCACAGGGAGTGGGCTGGGGTCCTCCTGAGGGACAaatgggtgtccctgtcccacaggcCCTGCGCAAGGAGCTGCAGACGTGGAAGGTGGACGTGGTGCTGAACGATGGAGCGCCCAACGTGGGAGCCAGCTGGGTGCACGATGCCTACTCCCagggtggggacacagggacagctcacTGCTGCTAGAGAGTTCTGGGCTCCTGTggcttgggagggaccttaaagcccatccagagccacccctgccatgggcaggaacaccttcccttgtcacaggctgctccaagccccatccaacttggccttggggatggggcagccacagcttctctgggaaacccaTTCCAGTCCCTCTCTACCCTCCCAGAGAAGAGTCTCTCCCTCACTCTCTCATTCCCTgttctctcctgctgcagccaacCTGACCCTCATGGCCCTGAAGCTGGCCTGTGAGTTCCTGTGCAAGGGTGGCTGGTTCATCACCAAGGTGTTCCGTTCCCGGGATTACCAGCCCCTCATGTGGATCTTCCAGCAGTTCTTCCAGAAGGTCCAGGCCACCAAGCCCCAGGCCTCCCGCAACGAGTCTGCTGAGATCTTTGTGGTGTGCCAGGGTGAGCAGCCAGGGGcgcctggaggggctgggatggggctgggagaacCTGCTGGTGGTTCTGatccctccatcccagcaggagtGGTTCTGATCCCTCCATCCTAGGAGGAATGATTTTGatggttttaatttttcctgGGACAGTGGAATGGCTCTGAGCTCTCTCCCCCCAGAGAAGTAGCTCTGatccctccatcccagcaggaatggTTCTGATCCCTCCATTCTGGATGGCTCTGatctccatcccagcaggaatggTTCTGATCCCTCCATTCTGGATGGCTCTGATCTCCATCCCAGTAGGAGTGGCTCTGATTCCTCCATTCTGGATGGCTCTGatctccatcccagcaggaatggTTCTGATCCCTCCATTCTGGGTGGTTCTGatccctccatcccagcagtAGTGGCTCTGATGCCTTCATCCTGGGAGGAATGGTTCTCCTGGCTGGGATTCCTCCATCCTAGGGGGAATGGTTTTGATGGTTCTGATTCTTCCTGAGACAGTGGAATGGCTCTGAGCCCTCTCTCCCCAGAGAAATAGCTCTGATCCCTCCATCCCAGAAGGAATGGCTCTGATTCCTCCATTCTAGGTGGTTCTGATCTCTCTGTCCCAGAGCAATGGCTCTCATTCCTCCATCCCAGGTTATCAGGCTCCAGACAAAATTGACAGCAAGTTTTTTGACCCCAAATATGCCTTCAAGGATGTGGAGGTTGTCACCAAGTCTGTCAGTGAGCTGGTCAGCAAAAAGAAGCCCAAGGTATGAGCAAGCCCAGACACAGACGGGATTGGGCCTAAAGAGGGTGTGAGAATTAAAATTGTCCAGAAGAGTGCAagattttgggatgggaagtGTTGGAAAAGCCAGTTTGTGGGAGGTTTGGAGCCCTAAAGTCACTGAAGTGGGAATTGTGAGGTTGGGGCTGGGTCAGTTAAACCCAGCAGGGGTTGAGCACAGAGTTTGTGGCTCTCTGAGGTGGCTTTAGGACAGTAAATCTGTGTCAGGTGCTCTCAGCTCAGCACGGAGCTGGCACAAACCTGCCATTGCCAGCCCTTGTGtctgagctggggctggtgaCTTGATTTAGGTCAGGCTGAGGTTGGAAACAATTTCCGAAGTCCTTGAGAACAACCTGCAGGCATTTTTAGGTGGCCACTGCAGCAAGACATGAGTTAGGTGACCCCATGCACCGCTCAGGGCTggtgctgtctgtctgtctgtcccctgccctggctgccacagccccttttccccccaggcCGAAGGCTATGCCGAGGGTGACACCACCCTGTACCACCGCTTCACCCTCATGGACTTCCTCAAGGCTGCCAACCCCGTGGACTTCCTCTCCAAGGCCAACGAGGTGAGTGCCTGCAAGgactccctgtccctgtcctgtggaGGGGAGGCTGGGATTTCAATTTCCATCCCTTTTCCTGTGCCAGATCACCCTGGGGGATGGGGAGCTGGAGAATCACAGCTCCACCACGGAGGAGCTGCgccagtgctgcagggacatcCGAGTGCTGGGCCGCAAGGAGCTCAGgtgctgggggacactgggccAGCCACACCTCCCAGCTGGGCCTGGGGGACAACCACACCctcagctggccctgctggctgtCCCTAACAGCTGCCACCCCACCCAGGGCCCTGCTGAACTGGAGGACGAAGCTGCGGCGCTTCCTGGCCAAGAAGCTGAAGGAGCAGGCGAAGGAGTTGGATATCAAGTAGggccagggagcagggctgtccccgggctgggatgggctgtccccaggctggggtggcctgtccccagcacagctcctctgagctcTTTCCTTTTGGCAGCTTAAGCTCcggtgaagaggaggagggcagggaggaggagaagaaggagaagatggaggcgaaagctgcagctgctgaggaggagaaggagcaagAGGAGGTGGAGCTGGCCTTGGCAGAGATGAAGGccaaggagctggcagagctgaagaGGTACAAAGAGGAGGAGAGATGGAGTTGCAGCCATGGAGACAGAGGGTGGCAGTGTCAACCTGTCCCTCTGCTGGGGGgatttgtgggtttggggtccttgggctcctctgctcctccaggcaggtgttccaggctgtcccagcacagggcaccccTCACAGGGTGCAGCCAGTGgggtggcaggggctgagcctctGGGGTGTTTGTGTGTGATGGGGACGGTGTGGCCTCATTCCTTTGCTTCGtgcaggaagaagaagaagatcctgaaggagcagaggaagcagcGGGAGCGTGTGGAGCTGAAGATGGACCTGCCTGGAGTGTCCATCGCCGACGATGGTGACACCAGCATGTTCTCCTTGAAGAGCATCCACAGGACCCCGGTGGGTGgggagctcctgggcacagcgGGGTGAGGCAGGGCCTGCCTTGTCACTTGTGTCACTTGAGTGACTctgtgggctgtgctgcagctgctggatgaGCTGTCCCGCGGGGACATGGCCTCTGCTGACGCCCTGCTGGAGATCAGCCCTGGGGACGATGACATTTACGTGTCAGATCACGATGAAGAGGATGATGTGTCCCTGGCCAGCGACCTGGACccggaggagctgctggagatcGAGGCCCGGCAGCGGAAGCTGCAGCGGGAGCAGCGGGGAAAGAGGTGAGAGGGGAGAgacctcctggggctggggctgccctgggagcagctccaggacccagccagggctggggacactgatCCTGCTGCTCCGGGTCACAGGACGAAGTTTaagcagaaggaagaagaggaggaggaagggcaggaagtGGAAAATCCCCTGCTGGTGCCCCTGGAGGAGAAGTCGGTGCTGGAGGAGCGACAGACCAGCCTGTGGTTTGGGAAGGTGAGTCCCACTTGTGGGGCAGGAATGAtggagcagcctcagcccccagcagcttccctggaCTGTCCTGGGGCTGGtacccccacccctccctggggctgatccccctgccatggggctgatccccatccctggagctgatcctcccatccctggggctgatccccatccctggggctgatcctcccatccctggggctgatcctcccatccctggggctgatcctcccatccctggggctgatcctcccatccctggggctgatccccttccctggggctgatcctcccatccctggggctgatccccatccctggggctgatccccatccctggagctgatcctcccatccctggggctgatccccatccctggggctgatccccatccctggagctgatcctcccatccctggggctgatcctcccatccctggagctgatcctcccatccctggggctgatccccatccctggagctgatcctcccatccctggggctgatcctcccatccctggggctgatcccccatccctggggctgatcccccatccctggggctgacCCCCCTACCCTGAGGCTgacccccctccccaggcctgcCCTGGAGCTGACCCCACTGTTCCCCATGCCAGGACGCCTTCGCTGGCATTGAGGATGATGCAGacgaggagctggagctgggccaggcccAGATGTTGGCTGAGAAGCAGCGTGAGGCTCACAGAGGTGAGGGGACACGGAGGGACAGTCCCACAGCTCACTGTGGGGCCCTGGTCCAGCCTCAGTGGGAatgctgccctgagcagcagcatggaatggtttgggttggaaaggatctcaAAGAGTTCCAAGcctggccatgggcaggaacacctcccaGCAGACCAGAGGGTgttcccagcctctgtcactAATGAGCTGTCATTAGTGCTGTGTTAATGAGCAGGATCTCTAGAGGAAGGTCTGCCTTGGCTCTGTCTCACCCACTGCTTCCCATTCCCAGACAAAACAACCAAGAAAgggcagaagaagaagaaggtggCTCAGGAGGAGGCTCCAGccgagcccagccctgcagcagccccagctcctgatGCCAGTGAAGAAGCTaaagaggagcagagcagtgatgatgatgacagcagcagtgaggatgAGAGGTGAGGGCTGAGGGGGGTCTGGGTGTCCCTTCAGCTCCACAGTCCTGGAGAGCTGAgggaccccagccctgcccactgCTCTCCACAGGCCACTGGCACCAGTGGGGAGGAAGCGGGGCCGTGTCGAGCCCTGTGGCTTCGAGGTGGTGCCTATTGAGAAGCCAGGTGAGTGGGGGGCCATGGGGGTGTCTTGGGATGGACAGGAGGAAGGGACAGACCTGGGGGTCCCTCGGGATGGACAGGAGGAAGGGACAGACCTGGGGGTCCTTTAGGAAGGAcaggagatggggacagggacagaccatgctccccagggctgttccctgcctctcgggctgcagccaggccaaCTTTGCCATGTCCCACAGTGAAAAGAGTCCTGGATGCAGAGGGCCTGGCCCTCGGCTCTGTCATTGTCTCCTCCAAAAAGGCCCGGCGGGACCTCATCGACGACTCCTTCAACAGGTaccagctgggggctgcaggggctgcagggtttgctccctggcagggacaggtgtAGTGGGGCCCCATGTCCTGCTCACACATCACCTGGGCCCTCCAGGTACTCGTACAatgaggaggagggggagctgCCCGAGTGGTTCACGGAGGAGGAGCGGCAGCACCGGCGCCGGCAGCTGCCCGTGGACAGGCAGACGGTGGAGGCCTATCGGCAGCGCTGGAAGGAGATCAACGCACGGCCCATCAAGAAGGTGGCAGAGGCCAAGGCCCGCAAGAAGAAGAGGGTGAGTGGGGGTGGGCTCCCAGGGGTGCCCTGGCTCCTCTCCCAGGGCCTCAGTGCTCCCTCTGACCCCCCTGTTCTTCCTCTGATGCCTCTGTCCCATCTCTGATTCCCCATCCTTTTCTGACCACCTTGTCCCTTTCTCAATGCCCCTGTCCCATCTCTGATTCCCCATCCTTTTCTGACCACCTTGTCCCTTTCTCAATGCCCCTGTCCCATCTCTGATTCCCCATCCTTTTCTGACCCTCCTGTCCCTTTCTCAATGCCCCTGTCCCATCTCTGGTTCCCTATCCTTTTCTGCCCCCCCCGCCCTTGTCCAATCTCGGACCCCCCTGTCCCACCTCTGACCTCCCCCCCATTCCTCTTCCAATTCCCCTGTCTCTCCTGTGACCACCCCCTCTGATCCCCCATCCTTCCTCCAACCCCTGTCCCATCCTCTgacccccctgtccctcctctgACCCTCTGTCCCCCCGGGCTGTCCCCCAGATGCTGAAGAAGCTGGAGCAGATGAAGAAGAAGGCTGAGGCTGTGGTGAGCACCGTGGACATCTCGGAGCGGGAGAAGGTGGCCCAGCTGCGCCGGTGAGTGGCCAAGCCAGGATCCAGCTCATCCCTTTGTGGCTGGGCCGTGCTGGGgccatgtccctgcagccactgggacagctctgtgtccccaggcaggctgATCCGGGGGTGGCAGAGCCAGAGGAGGGGTGGTACGCGGTGTTGTCCCACCCAACCTCACTCTGACCTTtgtccctctgctgcagcatctACAAGAAGGCCGGGCTGGCCAAGGAGAAGCGCCAGGTCACCtacctggtggccaagaagggcGTGGGACGTCGGGTGCGGCGTCCCCCCGGCGTCAAGGGCCAGTTCAAGGTGGTCGACAGCCGCCTCAAGAAGGACGTGAGGGCTCAGAAGCGCAAAGAGCAGAAGAAGAAGCGTCACAAGTGAGGTGGGAGTGGCTGCATCCCCAGCAAGGGACTCTGCTCAGGGCACGGGGCTGGCTCCTGTGCCCCACTGCCAcctcaggagccctggggacaggctggggctTGGCCACACCTTGCTTAGTCCGTGCCTTGCTGTGACAGTGCCTCGTGCcctcccctgggcacagaggggtcATTTGGCCCCAGTGCTGTGGCCCCAGCCCCTGGTCACAGCTCCAGGTGTCaccaggctggctctgctgggtgaCGCCCCTGGGGACATCAcaggagcatccacagctgtccccagggagcgTATGGCTCTGgggggcagccctgggccagATTTGTCACTGAGGTGGCAGAACAGTGGTGGCTCTGCCCggagcagctgctcaggacagcagaGTTTGACCTCtctgaggctgcccagggctgtgtcatGTGCCTGGGTGAGGTGGGGGACCTGTGCTGCACATGTCCCCCTGTGCCATGTCACAGGCAGagagggcactgctggctgtgctctgtacAGCTGCTCATGcctccagagccctcccagcttTGTCGGACAGGGATTGACTCTCCTGGCCTTCACCTGCTCCCCAGGCCACAGCAGccaccctgtcccctctgtccccacccctTTCTCCCTCAAGGAGAAGAAAGACCAAGAGTAAAGAAGTGCTTGACTGCATTGCTTTATTTAGGGGCAGGGCCTGGGGTCCACCAGGCCTTGGCTTCTCCCCAAGAGGCACCTGACTGCTTTGTGCTGGGGTTGCAGTGTCCCCAAGTCCCTGGGGGTGACACTGGCATTGTgtcagtgctggggagggggctggggtggcactgtgGATCCCGGGGGGGTGAGGGGTGGTGGGGACCTGCCAGGGAAGCTCTGACATGAGGGAGGAGCTCTGGGTCCCCTTCAGgtgctgtggggaggggagaggccagggctggcaccccCGAGCCCCCATGCAGGGTTGGCAGGAGGTGACCTgggagtgtccctgtcccactgtgGCTGCTCAGCCAAGTCCATGTGTGTCCTggggcctgcaggagcccctCAGCTGCAGATCCTGGGCGGAGCTGGGACTCCATCCAGAGGGGCCCTGCTGGgggccagtgctgctgggagggtCTCTGGGCCACCTCCTGCCCGCGTGGAGGGTCAGgaccaggccaggctgggagcagagaccctcagctgtccctgtccctggtggctgcaggagctggggcaggaacagggaTGGGCTGCCAGGCTCCAGGCTGAGTCAGGcgttttccttctcttcaaaAGGGAATATGGGGGTGCTGTGAGAGGGGAGTCCCCAGAACCACCCCcccaaccaccaccaccacccttGCTTGCCCCTGACCCTCTGGCTGAGCCCCATCCCTTGGAGCTCAGTGTCCCATCCCCTGTGTGACCCCAAAGCCCCAGGGGGGGCTCCAGGGGGTCGCTGCAGGAAGGCCAGGGCTGATGGGGGCTGAGCCCCCTCAAAGAGGCACAAAGAGCATCTCCTGCACCCCCAacctgcacacctgggcagggtgccagtgccagcccctgaCCCCTGCCCCCAAGCTCTGCCCAGCAAATCCCCAACAATCAGGGCAGGACTCCAGGATGGGCTCCTCTGTCCCcactccctgccctccttcccctgGGGCCCTCCAGGTCCCCATCAGAGTCCCGAGGATGGGGGGACCCCTGGCctggcaggctcagcccctACCTGAGCTGGGGGGTGCAGTGTAGGCCACATCCACACGGTCACCTGCAATGGGAGGGGTGGTGACCAGGAGCCAGAGCTCAtcagtgggagctgggagatCAGGCAGACCCCACTgagcccctggggctgcagggctggcagcagggccaggggacacggccctgcagggctcaccTGTCTCGTAGTAGTCATACAGGGACACAGTGGCCGGCTGGAGGTTGCTCACCAGGAAGTCCTGCTGGGCTTGGAAGGAAAAGGTCTTCTCCTCCTTGCTCAGCTGTGGAGACAGCCCAGGGGGGAGGTGTAGCCACCCACCATGGGGAAACCCCCCAGAtcccagggctcctgctcctgtccccatctcACCTCATCCAGGTAAATGGTCACCTGGTCAGGCTGCACCTCCACCTTCTTCACCAGCTTCTGCCTcttcagctgcagggacacggctcAGGAGGGgccacagctgctccatggGTACCCAGCACCCCAAGCAGGTGTCCCTCTATGTCCTACAGCCCCTAGGCCTGTGGGATGGGGTATCCCAAAGGGGGGCGGGGGGCTCCTCACCTCCACCGTGGATTTCTTGTCCGGGCTGTAGCCCGATGGCAGCTTGGCCTCGATGACAACCATGTTGGTGGCAGGACGCTCCCCAGTGTACCTGCaagggcagagccccaggtgGGCTTAGGgattccctccctctctccctggctgctgctgtcctcccCAAACCCAGGAAGCCCCAGTCCCTACCGTGCCCAGAGGCGGAGCAGGAACCGCGGGTTCTTTGTGCCCGGCAGCGGCTCCGTCTCCACCCGCAGCTCGAAGGCCCCGGTGCTCGGCGGGGGAGGCACGTTATAGCGCAGGGTCACCTGGGGGACAGCACAGGATGAGCCCAGCAAGGGCACAGGGCCCAGGACAGGGAGCCCGGGCTGTacccacctgtgccagggcacagccctgcccgcGGGCTCGCAGCCCGTAGGTGCCCGGCAGCTCGGGCAGGGCCGCCCGCTGCAGCACCAGCCGGTTGCTGCTGTCCAGCACAAAGTCCTGCACCGTCCCCGTGGGCGATGTCACCGTCACCGTGACGTCCCCGTTGCTGCCGTAGGTCAGGGCGGCGTATTTGGCCAGGGCTTGCAGGGCCACCACAGTGTCCTGtgcacagggacagtgccagggtCACCCCTGAGTGCCACTCCCCGGAGGGGCCAGtttggagcagcccctggagcccagGGCCGGTACCTGCGTGGAGGCAAAGCCCCCGTAGGGGTTCTGCTGCTTGCAGAGCCAGCGGACGATCCGGGACGCTGTCCCCAGGTCAGCAGGGGACACCGAGGGCTGGGACAGGTAGGCCAGCAGGACATAGGCTGTCATCTCCACCTCGGCTGatggggctgcagcccaggacagctcCAAGGCCTTCTGAGCCTGCCCCTTCCTCTTCCAGTAGAGCTGCCCATCTGCAGGAggaggggcagcagctcagcccctgctgtggACTGGGCTGGGGTCCCTCCCGGCAGGGGCACTGCCCAcggtgcccagcctgggcagtaCCTGCACTgatgctgtgctgggccaggcgCTGCAGCTgcgcctgctgctgctccctcagccctgccagcccaaacACGTAGGCCAGCAGGGCTTGTGTGTAGGGGTCGTCTGTGGGAGAAGCCTCCAGGCACTTGagggctgagctcagcactGGCTCCTGGCATGGCAGAGGAGTtaggagccagcccagggcatgggACTCACTCAGTGCTGCCCTGTGTGaccagctgtgcccagttcATGCTGGTGGCCTGGAATGGCcaatccctgtcccagcagctgtccCCACCCCACCAGTCCCTGTGGGGAAGAAGGGTCCATCCTCACCAGCGTGGGCAGTCCCAGCTCCAGCATCGCTGCCGTCACGTACGCCGAGAGTGAGAGCTCGTCTGAGACACCGCCCTgcaaggggacagggggacacaggtcCAGCCGGGGTGTGACACcaacacagggacacccccactGCCCAGAGCATGCTCtgggtccccagcccagccctgccccacctgCAGGGTGTTTTGGAAGAGTTTGCCCTCTCTGCGGAAGCAGCCGCTCTTCCTCTggcgctgctgcagccaccGCAGCGCGTCCGTGATGTGCCGCTCCTCAATGGCCACATAGGCTCGGGCTTGCCCGAAGGACTTGAGGACAAACGCTGTCAGCCTGGAGCCAGGGAGACACCAGAGGGCTGAGGGTCAgcactggggctgcctgggtggCAGGAGAAGCCAtgggtgcagctgcagagccctcaCCAGGTGTTGCCCGAGGAATCGCTCTTCCCAAAGGCGCTGTAGGAGCCATCGTCGTGTTTGTACAGCAGCTCCCGCTGGTACCCtgtggggggacatggggacagggcacTGTTTCTGTGCCCAGGGGAGCCAGGTGGAGTGAGGAGGGGGCTGTGGGACGGTGGTGTCCCTGCCAGGCGGGGAGTCAGGCTCCCACTGACCGCTCTGCAGGAACCCCTGGGCCTTGGCGCGGATGTCCGGCAGCAGCTGCCCGGTCTTCTCCAGGTACTGCTGGATGTAGATGTTGGGGGCAAAGCGAACCATgttctgctccccacagccgTAGGGCATGGCCAGGAGTCTGTCCAGGTTCTGCAGGGCATTGCCCAGGatgtcacctgtgccagggggacacatcatcagctgtgtcacctgtgtccccttctgtgtctgctctgggtgGTCCCACAtcctgctgagcctggggaCCTCTGcacccaccctgtccccaggccccTCCAGCCTGTCCCTTACCCATCACGTTGATGTGGGCTCTCTGGGAGCTCTCCAAGATGTTTGCAGGAATCTCCAAGGACACTTCTTCAgcacctgtggggacagagggccATGACAGTGAGAATGCCCAGCTCTTGCCAGCCTGTCCTGTGGCAGCCTCACCCAGCCTGTTCCTGCCCAAACACCCTGACCCTTggcacctctgctctggtggCCCTTGTGAGCAGTGGCCAAGCACCCCTGGCCACATCCCATGGCACTGCCCAACACCCCGGCCAGTCCTAccttcctggcagagcagggagctgtgagtCTTCTCCACCAGGATCCCCCCAGGCTGTGAGGAAGCAGCACCAGAGTCAGTCAGGAGGAGGGACCTGCCTGTCCCCCAGTCCCCTTCATGTCTGGGTGCTGTCCCACTGCCCCCCCGAGGGCTGTTTGCACTCtgctcccaaatccatcccattTTCCTCCTCCCCAACCCTCTGACCTGCACCAGCAGGGGCTTTATCACGGTGTCCACGCGGCCCTGGGCCGGCACCAGGGGCAGCTCGTTGCCGCAGGGCTCGGTGGAGCTGAGGGCCTCGGTGCTCACAGTGATGTTCACCTCCCCTGAAGGTGTAAACACGGCCCTCAGTCCCCAGGGAGCCCCCAAACCTGAGCACAGCCCCCTGGGcttgggctggggctggctggactgggctgggggtccccaggaAGGGTGGAGTGGAGCAAGGGAGAACTCCCCAGGGGCCGTGGggttcctgccctccctgcccacccaaTCCCACCCCC
The DNA window shown above is from Molothrus aeneus isolate 106 chromosome 28, BPBGC_Maene_1.0, whole genome shotgun sequence and carries:
- the FTSJ3 gene encoding pre-rRNA 2'-O-ribose RNA methyltransferase FTSJ3, coding for MGKKSKLGKSRRDKFYHLAKETGFRSRSSFKLLQLNRKFQFLQKARALLDLCAAPGGWLQVASKFMPVSSLIIGVDLVPIKPIPNVVTLQEDITTEKCRQALRKELQTWKVDVVLNDGAPNVGASWVHDAYSQANLTLMALKLACEFLCKGGWFITKVFRSRDYQPLMWIFQQFFQKVQATKPQASRNESAEIFVVCQGYQAPDKIDSKFFDPKYAFKDVEVVTKSVSELVSKKKPKAEGYAEGDTTLYHRFTLMDFLKAANPVDFLSKANEITLGDGELENHSSTTEELRQCCRDIRVLGRKELRALLNWRTKLRRFLAKKLKEQAKELDINLSSGEEEEGREEEKKEKMEAKAAAAEEEKEQEEVELALAEMKAKELAELKRKKKKILKEQRKQRERVELKMDLPGVSIADDGDTSMFSLKSIHRTPLLDELSRGDMASADALLEISPGDDDIYVSDHDEEDDVSLASDLDPEELLEIEARQRKLQREQRGKRTKFKQKEEEEEEGQEVENPLLVPLEEKSVLEERQTSLWFGKDAFAGIEDDADEELELGQAQMLAEKQREAHRDKTTKKGQKKKKVAQEEAPAEPSPAAAPAPDASEEAKEEQSSDDDDSSSEDERPLAPVGRKRGRVEPCGFEVVPIEKPVKRVLDAEGLALGSVIVSSKKARRDLIDDSFNRYSYNEEEGELPEWFTEEERQHRRRQLPVDRQTVEAYRQRWKEINARPIKKVAEAKARKKKRMLKKLEQMKKKAEAVVSTVDISEREKVAQLRRIYKKAGLAKEKRQVTYLVAKKGVGRRVRRPPGVKGQFKVVDSRLKKDVRAQKRKEQKKKRHK